Proteins encoded within one genomic window of Candidatus Hydrogenedentota bacterium:
- a CDS encoding TolC family protein has translation MSLEQALSNMRARNEALMASDDDIRQRESERAAAKGLRAPLVELDLRYNILNDPVAIRIGRLGVEVQTEYFWKGEATATMPLYAGGRIAAANEAAGARVAEAHAERDRTDDELVTELAQRYFGVCLAKRALEVQQLKVKTMEQQSYRAKRLMEEGIISRAECLNAEVALANARVECDASARDVSIVSEGLSNIVVSDGPIDPSTPLFILRNLEPCEVFQQRVDEGHPVMNLLDAKHHLAEQGVRAEHGERKPTVYLFGMHELVPRDLTLLDPKWAAGVGAKFTLFDGFQARNKVEAARAQEQKVTHLQSKYRRDLKSLVLKRYEEMAKAIEQYDGLESTLELTKENLRVRTRAFEEGLATSLEVVDATLTLARAELGRYKAAYDFDTAFFQLLEASGSTEQLSQYMAKSVAVQEHEWVAALQSSAATTANGIHPTEAKESQ, from the coding sequence ATGTCTCTGGAGCAAGCGCTGTCGAATATGCGAGCGAGAAACGAGGCGCTGATGGCGTCCGACGACGACATCCGGCAACGTGAGTCCGAACGGGCGGCTGCCAAAGGTCTTCGTGCGCCGCTGGTCGAATTGGACTTGCGCTACAACATACTCAACGACCCTGTGGCTATCCGCATTGGCCGCCTGGGGGTGGAAGTCCAAACCGAGTACTTCTGGAAGGGTGAGGCAACCGCGACAATGCCGCTCTATGCCGGTGGCCGGATTGCCGCCGCGAACGAAGCGGCAGGTGCGCGGGTTGCCGAGGCGCATGCCGAGCGCGATAGAACCGATGACGAATTGGTTACGGAATTGGCGCAGCGCTACTTCGGTGTGTGTCTCGCCAAACGCGCGTTGGAAGTGCAGCAACTTAAAGTGAAGACGATGGAGCAGCAAAGCTATCGCGCGAAGCGGCTCATGGAAGAGGGCATCATCTCGCGGGCGGAATGTCTCAACGCGGAAGTCGCGTTGGCCAACGCACGTGTCGAGTGCGACGCATCCGCACGCGACGTATCCATCGTTTCGGAAGGCTTGTCGAACATCGTGGTAAGCGACGGCCCAATTGACCCATCCACGCCTCTGTTCATTCTCCGCAACCTGGAGCCTTGCGAGGTGTTTCAGCAACGTGTGGACGAAGGGCATCCGGTGATGAATCTGCTGGATGCCAAACACCATCTCGCCGAGCAAGGAGTCCGCGCTGAGCATGGGGAGAGAAAGCCTACGGTGTACTTGTTCGGCATGCATGAACTCGTACCCCGCGATCTCACGTTGCTCGACCCCAAGTGGGCGGCGGGAGTGGGGGCCAAGTTCACCCTGTTTGACGGGTTCCAGGCGCGAAACAAGGTGGAGGCTGCTCGTGCTCAAGAACAGAAAGTCACGCATTTGCAGTCGAAGTATCGACGAGACCTCAAGAGCCTGGTATTGAAGCGCTATGAGGAAATGGCAAAGGCAATCGAGCAATACGATGGTCTTGAGTCGACGTTGGAACTCACCAAGGAAAACCTGCGTGTGCGTACGCGTGCCTTCGAGGAGGGGCTTGCGACTTCGCTCGAAGTTGTGGATGCCACACTCACCCTGGCACGCGCCGAACTGGGACGTTACAAGGCCGCGTACGATTTTGACACGGCGTTCTTTCAGCTCCTGGAGGCTTCCGGGAGCACGGAGCAACTCTCGCAGTATATGGCGAAGTCGGTTGCTGTGCAGGAACACGAGTGGGTCGCAGCCCTCCAATCCTCGGCGGCTACTACGGCAAACGGCATTCATCCTACCGAAGCAAAGGAATCCCAATGA